From the genome of Deltaproteobacteria bacterium:
TTTGCTCATCCGTGATCTCCCCTTCGTATTCTCACCCGCTAGCTGTGCGGCCCACTCGACACACCGCTTGGCAGGCAAAGCAGGTGTAGTAGTTTCCCGTCATGAAGTTCTGCCATAGGTCGAGAGAGAGAGTCCGGCCGACCATCTCCTCCCTTTTTTCCGGGGGTGCCTCGATAAGCTCAACGAGAAAATCCCTCCACGCCCTAAAACCCGTGGAGAAGATTCTGTCCCCGCACCGCTTCTTGTCGATTTTCCCCTGTCCTGTGAGCGCACCCGAAGGGCACGCTTCAACACATCGCATGCAATGTGTGCACGGCGTCGCGGGGGCCGCCGTTACCGACTGGATCTCGGCATCCGTTACCACTCCGCCCAACCGGACGGCCGGTCCGAACTTCCACGTCAGCAGGAGGCCGTTTTCTCCGTATCCGCCGATCCCGGCCTTGACCGCTGCGGACCGCCAGTCGACCGCCCCCCGCATTCCGTACTTCGGCGGAGACATGTCCAGTGGGATGAATGCGGGAACAGCAACAGCACGATACCCCCTGGCTTCCAGCCAGCGAGCCACCGCGTGCGCGGAACGACCTACCTCCTCATATGCGTGTATCGTGTCGTACTGGGCCGCATGTACATCCTTCGCTTCGATAGCACTCCTGGAGTGCGGTGCCGCCAGGACAACGACGCTCTTCGCCCCGTCAAGGACGTTCTCGATCCCCTCCCGGTTAGCTCCAAGCAACTCGACCGGTACGGAGCCGACAAGGGGGGCTCCCTGGCTCCTTGCAGTCCCGGCAATATCGGAAAGTTTGACCATGGCCCGCCCTCCAGCTCCTACTGATTTCCATCCGGCCCTTCCAAGTTGCATCAAGGGTCGTCGGTCGACAGATTCTTGTAACCGAATCGCGCGCTCACGCCGTCGCTTTACGCCCCACGGGGCACACGTTCATGCAGGTAAAGCAGAAGTATTGGGGGCCGATGTGGCCGGCCTGGTAGAGTCGCCAGAAATTCGGGTCCCGGAGCATCGCTTTCCGCTCCGCCGCGGAAACCTCGCCGTACTTGCTCCAGAACCGGATTGCTCCGTTCAACCCATACGGCATGTTGTTCCTGACGCACTTCATCACGTCGGTCCGGCCCGGTTCGTCCAGCGCTTTTCCGGGGCAACCTTGTACGCACAGCCCGCAGGCTGTGCACGGATTCTCTACGACGGGAGGGTCCGAGGGAATCTCGAGATCGGTGAGGATCGCCGTGAAGACGGTCCGACATCCGAGTCGGGGATGGACCACGAGATTGTTGCTGCCGAACGCCCCCAGCCCGGCGGCGACCGCTGCGTGGCGGAGCGATACCTGCCCGACCGTCGCCTTGGTTTCCTCGTTTTGGGCCATGGGATACGAGACGGGAACAGTCATGACACGGGCCCCGAAACTTCTCTCCAGGTGGCGGGCCAGCTTGTAGTTGCACGACCGCGAGAACTCCATCAGGTCCATGCGCCCGTTCATCGCGATGTGGAGATCCGGACTGTCGCAGCTGTCGAGCTCCTTGTAGGCGAGCACGACGATCGACCTTGCCCCGGGGAAGATCGATTCCAGGGGGGGCGACAGGGGGCTGCGGTAGTCCGATGCCGCAGCGAACCCCACGTCGTCG
Proteins encoded in this window:
- a CDS encoding 4Fe-4S binding protein, which codes for MVKLSDIAGTARSQGAPLVGSVPVELLGANREGIENVLDGAKSVVVLAAPHSRSAIEAKDVHAAQYDTIHAYEEVGRSAHAVARWLEARGYRAVAVPAFIPLDMSPPKYGMRGAVDWRSAAVKAGIGGYGENGLLLTWKFGPAVRLGGVVTDAEIQSVTAAPATPCTHCMRCVEACPSGALTGQGKIDKKRCGDRIFSTGFRAWRDFLVELIEAPPEKREEMVGRTLSLDLWQNFMTGNYYTCFACQAVCRVGRTASG
- a CDS encoding epoxyqueuosine reductase; amino-acid sequence: MKERIRRFVAGLEIDDVGFAAASDYRSPLSPPLESIFPGARSIVVLAYKELDSCDSPDLHIAMNGRMDLMEFSRSCNYKLARHLERSFGARVMTVPVSYPMAQNEETKATVGQVSLRHAAVAAGLGAFGSNNLVVHPRLGCRTVFTAILTDLEIPSDPPVVENPCTACGLCVQGCPGKALDEPGRTDVMKCVRNNMPYGLNGAIRFWSKYGEVSAAERKAMLRDPNFWRLYQAGHIGPQYFCFTCMNVCPVGRKATA